Proteins found in one Malassezia vespertilionis chromosome 5, complete sequence genomic segment:
- the NSR1 gene encoding nuclear localization sequence binding protein (COG:A; EggNog:ENOG503NWRG) encodes MGKKDKTVKVAAPAKKVASLKAASAPVVSTKDKKAKSKKQESSSEESSDDDDSDDDSDDSDSDSDDSDDDEDKEEDSSDDSDDSSEEDTKKKDDSDDDDSDSSDDDSSEEDTKKKDESDDDSEDDSEDDDDDDDDKKKKSSPDSDSDSSESDSSSDSDSDSDSDSSSSDEAMEEAKPSKKRKAEDNDAQLAKKTKSTESEADDGIKTLWVGQLSWNVDNDWLKSEFEEYGTVADARVQLDRDSGRSRGFGYVDFVSSKDALTASKKAQGKEVDGRTLRVDLQEPRAPKDRVESRAKHFNDQISTPSNTLFLGGLAWSLTEDDIWNTFAEYGEISGVRLPKEMETGRSKGFGYVEFDTEENAGKALAALNGQDLGGRPIRVDFAGKRDNANGGGRGGFGGGRGGRGGGGFGGGRGGRGGGFGGGGGRGGRGGGRGGGAGGDGRSRDGGWGGRSSSGSARTGAIAEPTGKKMTFD; translated from the coding sequence ATGGGCAAGAAAGACAAAACAGTTAAAGTGGCGGCTCCCGCCAAGAAAGTCGCAAGTTTGAAGGCCGCAAGTGCCCCTGTTGTATCTACCAAGGACAAGAAGGCCAAATCCAAAAAGCAAGAGTCATCGTCGGAAGAGAGCTCTGATGATGATGATTCTGATGACGACTCGGACGATTCGGACAGCGACTCTGATGACTCTGACGATGACGAAGATAAGGAAGAGGATTCCAGTGACGACTCTGATGACTCTTCGGAAGAGGACACAAAGAAGAAGGACGACTCTGATGACGACGACTCCGACTCTTCGGACGACGACTCTTCAGAAGAGGACACAAAAAAGAAGGACGAATCCGACGATGACTCTGAAGATGACTCTGaagatgacgacgacgatgacgaTGACAAGAAGAAAAAGTCGAGCCCCGACTCGGATTCCGACTCGTCTGAATCTGATTCGAGCTCCGACTCTGACTCCGACTCCGACTCCGATTCGTCCAGCTCCGACGAAGCAATGGAAGAGGCCAAGCCTtccaagaagcgcaaggccgaAGACAATGACGCTCAGCTTGCCAAGAAGACCAAATCTACGGAAAGCGAGGCTGACGATGGCATCAAGACGCTGTGGGTCGGTCAGCTCTCGTGGAATGTGGACAACGACTGGTTGAAGAGCGAGTTTGAAGAATATGGCACCGTCGCCGATGCTCGTGTCCAGCTCGACCGGGACTCGGGTCGCAGCCGCGGCTTTGGCTACGTTGACTTTGTTAGCTCTAAAGACGCATTGACAGCGTCGAAGAAAGCACAAGGCAAGGAAGTCGATGGCCGTACGCTGCGTGTAGATCTccaagagccgcgcgcacccAAAGACCGTGTCGAATCCCGCGCTAAGCATTTTAACGACCAAATAAGCACGCCGTCCAACACGCTTTTCCTCGGTGGCCTCGCTTGGTCCCTTACCGAGGACGATATCTGGAACACTTTTGCCGAGTATGGTGAAATTTCCGGCGTGCGTCTTCCAAAAGAAATGGAGACTGGGCGCTCCAAGGGCTTTGGCTACGTCGAGTTTGACACGGAAGAAAATGCcggcaaggcgctcgctgcactTAATGGCCAGGACCTCGGTGGTCGTCCCATCCGCGTCGACTTTGCTGGCAAGCGCGATAATGCAAATGGCGGCGGCCGTGGtggctttggcggcggccgTGGTGGacgtggcggcggcggctttGGCGGTGGTCGCGGCGGTCGCGGCGGtggctttggcggcggcggtggccgCGGTGGCCGCGGTGGTGGTCGTGgtggcggcgccggcggtgaTGGCCGTTCTCGTGATGGCGGCTGGGGCGGCCGCTCTTCGTCCGGCAGCGCTCGCACGGGCGCCATTGCGGAGCCTACTGGAAAGAAAATGACCTTTGATTAG
- a CDS encoding uncharacterized protein (TransMembrane:1 (o279-300i)): protein MESCRAQLKPEEADVVRATLPLIGANIEKITTNFYGTLFEENPSLLNDLFNRGNQKQGAQQRALAGSIAKFASLLVAPAENMPADLLSRIGHKHAVLGIVEDHYPIVYKYLFGAIVHVLGADVVTADVAAAWTSVFWILANVLITFEKELYKGAGVQPGKVFRQAKVVDRDDRSANIVSFTVESTDAFNPFPKHLAGQYVSVVSSLPDGARQIRQYSLMDACENPGQLRFAVKALQAQKDAPAGEVSNWLAKEVKVGTELAVSLPFGDLILDTESQRPVVLISSGIGITPMFGMLARFVADRSSRKIVAIHCDQDMDGDAFYKERLHMVSQLSSGEAMTWHSVGEVTKDVKVGRMDIASLTLPTDAQFYICGGTNFLKSICDGLRKIHVPEEDLHFELFTPNDWLL, encoded by the coding sequence ATGGAAtcgtgtcgtgcgcagctgAAGCCCGAAGAGGCGGATGTGGTCCGTGCTACGTTGCCACTGATCGGCGCCAACATTGAGAAGATCACGACCAACTTCTATGGCACCCTGTTCGAAGAGAACCCTTCGCTGTTAAACGATCTGTTTAACCGTGGCAACCAGAAGCAGGGTGCTCAGCAAAGGGCCTTGGCTGGCTCCATTGCAAAGTTTGCGTCTttgctcgtcgcgcccgCGGAGAACATGCCGGCCGACCTTCTTTCGCGCATTGGTCACAAGCACGCGGTCCTTGGCATCGTTGAGGATCACTACCCCATTGTGTACAAGTACCTTTTCGGAGCTATTGTTCACGTGCTGGGCGCGGACGTCGTGACGGCTGAtgtcgctgctgcatggACCTCGGTGTTCTGGATCCTTGCAAATGTGCTAATCACATTTGAAAAGGAACTGTACAAGGGGGCGGGCGTGCAGCCCGGAAAAGTTTTCCGCCAAGCAAAGGTTGTCGACCGCGACGATCGGAGCGCGAACATCGTCAGCTTCACGGTCGAGAGCACGGATGCATTCAATCCTTTCCCCAAGCACCTGGCCGGGCAATATGTATCTGTCGTGTCCAGCCTTCCAGACGGTGCCCGCCAAATTCGCCAGTATAGTTTGATGGATGCTTGCGAAAATCCTGGGCAGCTCAGGTTTGCcgtcaaggcgctgcaggcgcaaaaggatgcgcctgcaggcgAGGTATCCAACTGGCTGGCCAAGGAGGTCAAGGTTGGTACCGAGCTCGCTGTATCGCTTCCGTTCGGCGACCTTATCTTGGACACAGAGAGCCAACGTCCAGTTGTTCTTATTTCGTCCGGTATTGGTATCACGCCCATGTTTggcatgcttgcgcgctttgttGCGGACAggtcgtcgcgcaaaatTGTGGCAATTCACTGCGACCAGGACATGGATGGAGATGCGTTTTACAAGGAGAGGCTTCACATGGTTTCACAGCTTTCCTCGGGCGAGGCAATGACGTGGCATTCTGTTGGCGAGGTTACGAAGGACGTCAAGGTTGGCAGGATGGACATTGCCTCGCTGACCTTGCCCACTGATGCGCAATTCTACATTTGTGGCGGTACAAATTTCCTCAAGTCTATTTGTGATGGCCTACGCAAAATTCATGTTCCTGAAGAGGATCTTCATTTTGAACTTTTTACTCCCAACGACTGGCTCCTCTAG
- the RPO31 gene encoding DNA-directed RNA polymerase (EggNog:ENOG503NXKP; COG:H): MRPKKCRWQAETDRSKNIQFGVMSQAEIMNLAELEVVTRDIYDLPNRQPRVGGVLDRRMGVSDKVSTCETCGLHMADCVGHYGYIKLVLPVFHIGFFKHVISILQMVCKSCSGILLEESDRRRFLKRFRRPHLENLQRTQTFKAVNAVARKMLYCPHCGATNGTVKKVGALKIVHEKFRQKKTEEEQLEFRKTFATAVKLSGGELATYLSKAQEDLNPLRVLDLFKRISDEDCELLGLQPKFGRPEEYIWQYICVPPVCIRPSVAQDGATNEDDLTVKLTEIVFTNNIIKSGLSTGNKGTTTAQLVEQWDFLQLSVAMYINSEMPGVPPMSGHKPIRGFCQRLKGKQGRFRGNLSGKRVDFSGRTVISPDPNLAIDELAVPERVAKTLTYPERVFAHNIEAMRQAVRNGTDAHPGANYHINGRDGFKRFLKFPGMREDIATNLRVGDIVERHIRDGDIVLFNRQPSLHKLSIMCHRVKVRPWRTFRLNECVCNPYNADFDGDEMNMHVPQTEEARTEALTLMGVKHNLVTPRNGEPIIAAIQDFITASYLLSRKDRLFTRAQFSQVCSYFDDGALRIELPPPAIQKPIRLWTGKQLFSVLIRPNSDSNVLVNLASRCRTFEKPPAGHCKEMSLNDGYLVIQNSEVICGVMDKATVGDGNKHSLFGVILRDYGPDATITAMNRLSKMCSRWLSNQGFSLGINDVTPGVQLRKTKDHNVEIAYRQCSELIDLAKRGKLENLPGCNQEQTLESKISGVLSGVRGDVGDICMTELSPHNSALLMAICGSKGSKINVAQMVACVGQQIISGSRVPNGFQDRSLPHFPKKSKDAPSKGFVRNSFFSGLEPTEFLFHAISGREGLVDTAVKTAETGYMQRRLMKALEDLSTHYDFSVRNSVGGIVQFLYGDDGLDPAELEGNALPVEYNRTFKHAASKVAHIPSRMLLPYEIIELVDSTLAHERFCRECTAKYIEQVREFCHETVAKHVANTREAYGMYPALERSSTEDLSRGADAAQLAIVDNKARVTKPIMDEFLQQCWEKYMKAKIEPGSAVGAVGAQSIGEPGTQMTLKTFHFAGVASMNVTLGVPRIKEIINAAKMINTPIIAAKLVSENSERAARIVKGRIEKTFLGDIASVIEEAWASTYTYLGIHIDMDAIQRLQLEVTLDDIKRAIVAMPRLKIKEERVTVLPHKDRLRIYIHSDEKEKDVYYTMKILKRLLPKVVIKGIQSASRAVISDEKGERKLLVEGYGLREVMTTEGVVGIQTQTNHIMEMQQVLGIEAARNSIYREIDYTMASHGMSIDPRHVMLLADVMTYKGEVLGITRFGVAKMKDSVLMLASFEKTTDHLFDAALYGKSDSIAGVSESIIMGNPAQTVGTGMPALITPRPTLPTPRALVFDA; this comes from the exons ATGCGCCCAAAAAAATGTAGGTGGCAGGCAGAGACTGACCGCAGCAAAAACATCCAGTTTGGCGTCATGTCGCAGGCAGAAATTATGAACCTCGCCGAATTAGAGGTGGTGACGAGGGATATTTACGACCTGCCAAACAGACAGCCGCGTGTTGGGGGCGTGCTGGATCGGCGCATGGGTGTGAGCGACAAAGTGAGCACATGCGAGACATGTGGACTGCACATGGCCGACTGTGTGGGCCACTATGGCTACATCAAGCTCGTGCTCCCTGTGTTCCATATTGGTTTTTTTAAGCATGTCATCAGTATCCTCCAGATGGTATGCAAGTCCTGCTCTGGGATTCTCTTGGAGGAAAGCGACCGGCGCCGTTTCCTAAAGCGTTTCCGCCGCCCTCATTTGGAGaatttgcagcgcacgcagacATTCAAGGCGGTGAATGCGGTCGCACGTAAAATGCTATACTGCCCacactgcggcgcgacgaaCGGCACTGTAAAAAAGGTCGGTGCGCTCAAGATCGTCCACGAGAAATTTCGCCAGAAAAAGACGGAagaggagcagctcgaaTTCCGCAAAACATTTGCCACAGCGGTAAAGTTGAGTGGCGGCGAGCTGGCGACGTACTTGAGCAAGGCGCAAGAGGACTTGAATCCACTTCGCGTCCTGGATCTGTTTAAGCGAATAAGCGATGAAGACTGCGAACTGCTCGGGCTCCAGCCAAAGTTTGGGCGTCCGGAAGAGTATATCTGGCAGTATATTTGTGTGCCGCCCGTCTGTATTCGTCCAAGCGTTGCACAGGATGGCGCGACGAATGAGGACGACCTCACCGTAAAGCTTACCGAGATTGTTTTCACAAACAATATTATCAAGTCGGGGCTGTCCACAGGAAACAAAGGAAccaccacggcgcagctcgttgAGCAATGGGACTTTTTGCAGCTGAGTGTTGCGATGTACATCAATTCCGAGATGCCGGGCGTGCCGCCCATGAGCGGGCACAAGCCTATTCGTGGCTTTTGCCAACGCCTCAAAGGCAAGCAAGGCCGCTTCCGCGGCAACCTGTCgggcaagcgcgtcgacTTCTCAGGGCGCACCGTCATCTCCCCCGACCCCAACTTGGCgatcgacgagcttgccgtGCCCGAACGTGTCGCCAAGACGCTGACGTACCCGGAGCGCGTATTTGCACACAATATCGAGGCCATGCGCCAAGCAGTACGTAACGGCACAGACGCACATCCCGGCGCAAACTATCACATCAACGGCCGTGACGGATTTAAGCGGTTTCTCAAGTTTCCCGGCATGCGAGAGGACATTGCTACCAACCTGCGTGTCGGCGATATTGTCGAGCGGCACATCCGCGACGGGGACATTGTCCTCTTCAACCGGCAGCCGAGCCTGCACAAACTCTCGATCATGTGTCATCGCGTCAAAGTTCGGCCGTGGCGCACCTTCCGATTAAACGAGTGCGTGTGCAATCCATACAATGCCGACTTTGATGGCGACGAGATGAACATGCATGTGCCCCAAACAGAGGAAGCCAGGACCGAGGCGTTGACGCTCATGGGCGTGAAACACAACCTTGTCACTCCACGCAATGGCGAACCGATCATTGCAGCGATCCAGGACTTTATCACCGCATCGTACCTGCTCTCGCGCAAAGACCGCCTCTTTACGCGCGCACAGTTTTCCCAGGTGTGTTCCTACTTTGACGATGGTGCGCTTCGCATCGAATTACCGCCACCCGCGATCCAAAAACCGATACGCCTTTGGACTGGCAAGCAGCTCTTTAGCGTGCTCATCCGGCCTAACAGCGATTCAAATGTGCTGGTCAACCTAGCGTCTCGGTGCCGCACATTTGAGAAGCCGCCTGCAGGACACTGTAAGGAAATGTCGCTAAACGACGGCTACCTGGTCATTCAAAACAGCGAGGTGATCTGTGGTGTAATGGACAAGGCGACAGTAGGCGACGGAAACAAGCATTCGCTTTTTGGAGTGATCCTACGTGACTATGGTCCCGACGCTACCATCACAGCAATGAACCGCCTGTCCAAGATGTGTTCGCGCTGGCTCTCCAACCAGGGCTTTTCGCTGGGAATCAATGATGTGACGCCCGGtgtccagctgcgcaaaacCAAGGACCACAATGTCGAAATTGCTTACCGTCAATGCAGCGAGTTGATCGACttggccaagcgcggcaagctggaAAACTTGCCGGGCTGCAACCAGGAACAGACTTTGGAAAGCAAGATTTCGGGTGTACTCTCCGGAGTGCGCGGAGACGTGGGCGATATCTGTATGACGGAGCTGAGCCCGCACAACTCCGCATTGCTTATGGCAATCTGCGGCTCGAAAGGGTCCAAGATCAATGTCGCGCAAATGGTCGCATGTGTAGGACAGCAAATCATCTCTGGCTCGCGTGTGCCAAACGGCTTTCAGGACCGCTCGCTGCCACACTTTCCAAAAAAGTCCAAGGACGCACCGTCCAAAGGCTTTGTGCGGAACAGCTTTTTCAGCGGCCTCGAGCCCACCGAATTCCTTTTTCATGCGATTAGTGGCCGTGAAGGACTCGTTGACACGGCGGTGAAAACAGCCGAGACGGGGTacatgcagcgtcgcttgATGAAAGCACTGGAAGATTTGTCGACACATTACGACTTTTCCGTGCGGAACTCGGTCGGTGGCATTGTCCAGTTTTTGTACGGCGATGACGGTCTCGATCCTGCCGAGCTAGAAGGCAATGCACTTCCTGTCGAGTACAATCGCACGTTTAAGCATGCCGCATCGAAGGTGGCCCATATTCCCAGCCGGATGCTCTTGCCGTACGAGATTATTGAGCTTGTGGACAGCACACTAGCGCATGAGCGGTTCTGTCGCGAATGTACGGCGAAATACATCGAGCAAGTACGTGAGTTCTGCCATGAGACGGTTGCAAAGCATGTCGCAAATACCCGGGAAGCCTATGGCATGTATCCTGCACTAGaacgcagcagcacagaGGATTTGTCGCGAGGCGcagatgcggcgcaattGGCCATTGTAGACAACAAAGCCCGCGTCACGAAACCAATCATGGACGAGTTCTTGCAGCAATGCTGGGAAAAGTACATGAAGGCCAAAATTGAGCCTGGCTCGGCGGTTGGCGCTGTCGGCGCGCAGTCGATCGGCGAGCCTGGCACGCAAATGACGCTTAAAACCTTTCATTTTGCAGGTGTGGCGAGCATGAATGTGACGCTcggtgtgccgcgcatcAAAGAGATTATTAATGCGGCCAAGATGATCAATACGCCCATCATTGCGGCCAAACTCGTCAGCGAAAATAGCgagcgagcggcgcgaatTGTCAAGGGGCGTATTGAGAAGACCTTCTTGGGCGATATTGCGTCGGTGATTGAGGAGGCGTGGGCCAGCACGTATACGTATCTTGGCATCCACATTGACATGGACGCAATCCAGCGTCTCCAGCTGGAAGTGACGCTCGACGATATCAAGCGTGCGATTGTCGCCATGCCAAGGCTGAAAATCAAAGAGGAGCGTGTCACAGTACTGCCACACAAGGACCGTCTCCGCATCTATATTCACTCCGACGAGAAGGAGAAAGATGTATACTATACCATGAAGATTTTGAAGCGGCTTCTGCCCAAGGTCGTGATTAAGGGTATTCAAAGCGCTTCGCGTGCGGTCATTAGCGACGAGAaaggcgagcgcaagctgcttgtcgAGGGGTACGGACTGCGAGAAGTGATGACCACGGAAGGTGTTGTGGGTATACAAACGCAAACGAACCATATTATGGAGATGCAGCAGGTGCTCGGCATTGAGGCAGCGCGAAACTCGATTTATCGCGAGATTGACTATACGATGGCGAGTCACGGCATGTCGATTGATCCTCGTCACGTTatgctgcttgccgatgtAATGACGTACAAAGGAGAGGTGCTGGGTATTACGCGATTTGGTGTTGCAAAGATGAAGGATTCCGTGCTGATGCTCGCCTCGTTTGAAAAGACGACAGACCATTTGttcgacgctgcgctctATGGGAAGTCGGATTCGATTGCGGGCGTGAGTGAAAGTATTATTATGGGTAACCCTGCCCAGACTGTGGGCACTGGCAT GCCTGCTTTAATCACACCGCGTCCCACGCTGCCCACGCCGAGGGCTTTGGTGTTTGATGCGTAG
- the SHE4 gene encoding SWI5-dependent HO expression protein 4 (EggNog:ENOG503NXD0; TransMembrane:1 (n4-11c23/24o246-263i); COG:D; COG:O), translated as MADAVAALFAFEQDAADAAKALAALQTVEARHVPKVAGIFAREAHKNTASLLRALVVLGALSLVNPATALDVMKEGALLHTLVSVSNTPETSCAMAHALAEASSDVHVRTWLAQTPFVTEWLAPRTSLAKFQEVGQVQACADLAWIKLAMQTNDKTKKALSLSEQDTTTLYTALRDFFVSDGAQVQAPKPLLAFHEARAARDDALEGMYYLLFMPALRNTFCHDAPMLAAMVRILTLQTSADGDSALAFVLVSMLATLVAYPAKRTAEQQRAEALRRAASNQADDPLLAPEQVSLRVRALVHAGIVAPLVPLTVRAVRIESALRDQLAGLFLSLVTPQDSKFRGLLLQQGVGRALLLLSQTAHHTLRKPAPPNYALLPLQALAKLTITADPRLMYHAQGTPLLAVQCLASLYFAPHATLLQFFEAVMALTNMSSMDEPMAGVVARAVSPFPDADGANISDSLLSNLLLHDEPMVRKALVELLCNLVQDPHVFAYWAGEGTSAADDISTATIHLQTAQGRLRFLVSLCEGDIGLAASGTLACLTSAVSACQYLVRMPTSSLETLAELLGASEQLALRGFAILYNLVQYAASLAPNPDGLSKCEALGALHDARFFSATKAFVARHAAPQNAALPTAQALAMALDILKLADA; from the coding sequence ATGGCAGAcgccgtcgcggcgctgtttgCGTTCGAGCAGGACGCTGCGGAcgcggccaaggcgcttgcagcgctgcagacaGTAGAAGCACGCCATGTGCCAAAAGTAGCTGGgatttttgcgcgcgaggcgcacaaAAATACAGCCTCGCtcctgcgtgcgctcgttgtgctcggcgcgctgagcCTTGTCAACCCCGCGACGGCACTCGACGTGATGAAAGAGGGTGCattgctgcacacgcttgtCAGCGTATCCAACACTCCAGAGACAAGCTGTGCGATGgcacacgcgctcgcggaGGCATCCTCAGACGTGCACGTCCGCACATGGCTCGCACAGACGCCGTTTGTGACCGAGtggctcgcgccgcgcacgtcgcttGCCAAGTTCCAAGAGGTGGGCCAGGTGCAAGCATGTGCCGATCTTGCATGGATAAAACTGGCTATGCAAACCAACGACAAGACGAAAAAAGCATTGTCGCTGTCGGAACAGGATACCACAACCTTgtacacggcgctgcgcgattTCTTCGTGAGTGACGgtgcgcaagtgcaagcCCCCAAGCCCCTGCTTGCATTCCAtgaagcgcgtgcggcgcgcgatgaTGCGCTGGAAGGAATGTACTACCTCCTCTTCATGCCTGCCTTGCGCAATACCTTTTGTCACGACGCGCCCATGCTGGCGGCAATGGTGCGCATCTTGACACTTCAGACCAGTGCTGACGGCGATAGTGCACTTGCGTTTGTTCTTGTCTCCATGCTAGCGACTCTTGTGGCGTATCCTGCAAAACGCAccgccgagcagcagcgcgccgaagcgctgcgccgcgccgcatccaATCAGGCAGACGACCCGCTGCTCGCTCCAGAGCAGGTATCGCTTCGTGTGCGAGCACTCGTCCATGCCGGTATTGTTGCACCGCTTGTACCGCTCACTGTACGTGCCGTGCGTATAGAaagtgcactgcgcgaccAGCTCGCAGGCCTCTTTCTCTCGCTGGTCACGCCGCAGGACAGCAAATTCCGCGGCTTGCTACTGCAGCAAGGCGTCGGACGCGCGCTGTTGCTGCTTTCACAAACAGCGCACCATACACTGCGCAAGCCTGCACCGCCGAACTATGCGCTTCTTCCTCTGCAAGCACTCGCCAAACTGACCATCACTGCCGATCCACGGCTCATGTAtcatgcgcaaggcacgccgtTGCTCGCTGTGCAGTGCCTCGCGAGCCTGTACTTTGCTCCACACGCCACCTTGCTCCAGTTCTTTGAGGCCGTCATGGCGCTCACGAACATGAGCAGCATGGATGAGCCCATGGCTGGTGTTgtagcgcgcgcagtgtctCCGTTTCCCGATGCAGACGGTGCCAATATCAGCGACTCGCTTCTCTCCAACCTCCTCTTGCACGACGAGCCGAtggtgcgcaaagcactTGTCGAGCTCCTGTGCAACCTCGTGCAGGACCCACACGTGTTTGCATACTGGGCGGGCGAAggcacaagcgcggccGACGACATATCCACCGCCACCATTCATTTGCAAACCGCCCAAGGCCGCCTCCGTTTTCTCGTCTCGCTCTGCGAGGGCGATATTGGCCTGGCTGCGAGTGGGACGCTGGCGTGCTTGACCAGCGCTGTGTCTGCGTGCCAGTACCTGGTGCGGATGCCCACCAGCTCGCTCGAgacgcttgccgagctgctcggcgcctcggaacagcttgcgctgcgtggcTTTGCCATTTTGTACAACCTTGTACAGTAcgccgcatcgctcgcCCCCAACCCCGACGGCCTTTCCAAGTGCGAGGCCCTCGGCGCCCTtcacgacgcgcgctttttcagCGCGACCAAGGCGTTTGtcgcgcggcatgccgcgccgcaaaacGCCGCCCTCCCCACTGCCCAAGCATTGGCCATGGCTCTGGATATACTCAAGCTAGCAGACGCATAG